One segment of Panulirus ornatus isolate Po-2019 chromosome 33, ASM3632096v1, whole genome shotgun sequence DNA contains the following:
- the LOC139759617 gene encoding eclosion hormone-like: MAGSRKVVASALLVLSVVMALLLPSVTAAPNKVTVCIKNCAQCKEMYHAHFEGGLCADFCLESKGRSMPDCGRPHTVLPIFLQRLE; this comes from the coding sequence ATGGCTGGCTCCAGAAAGGTCGTCGCGTCGGCCCTGCTGGTGCTGAGCGTGGTGATGGCGCTGCTGCTCCCCTCCGTTACCGCTGCCCCCAACAAGGTAACCGTCTGCATCAAGAACTGTGCCCAGTGTAAGGAGATGTACCACGCCCACTTCGAGGGCGGCCTCTGTGCTGACTTCTGCCTCGAGTCCAAGGGCCGCTCCATGCCGGACTGCGGCCGCCCTCACACCGTCCTACCCATCTTCCTGCAGAGGCTCGAGTGA
- the LOC139759693 gene encoding uncharacterized protein has translation MSGWTCLTLALLVVAGEAAEDKTEGEASSAGEQDTRIYSQNPALASKGEVVGVSSIHGALLHGNRAQGLVNILNNLAGRQPGSGFPGHGGRPGGHGGHGGYPGHGGHPGHGGHGGHGGFPGHGGRPGGHGGHGGYPGHGGHPGHGGFPGHGGRPGQGGFPGHGGYPGHGGHGGHGGFPGHGGHPGHGGYPGHGGHPGHGGHPGSGGGFPGHGGGHGSPCQDHSPSRPITSCKYFCKTPCGELMCCEDSNNPYTTTQRPTNRPGKCPPVRPTCPEHTRLRPPTSCAHDGYCSNPREKCCWDTCLKFSTCKLAEGYYG, from the exons ATGAGTGGGTGGACGTGCCTGACACtagcgctgctggtggtggctggagaaGCGGCCGAGGACAAGACGGAAGGCGAGGCGTCGAGCGCGGGAGAGCAAGACACCAGGATCTACAGCCAGAATCCCGCCTTGGCCTCGAAGGGCGAGGTGGTCGGGGTCTCCAGCATCCACGGCGCCTTACTGCA TGGCAACCGAGCGCAGGGGCTGGTGAACATCTTGAACAACCTCGCCGGCAGACAACCAGGGTCCGGCTTCCCAGGACACGGTGGCCGTCCTGGTGGCCATGGAGGGCACGGAGGCTACCCAGGACACGGTGGCCATCCAGGTCACGGTGGACATGGAGGGCACGGCGGCTTCCCAGGACACGGTGGCCGTCCTGGTGGCCATGGAGGGCACGGAGGTTACCCAGGACACGGTGGCCATCCAGGGCACGGCGGCTTCCCAGGACACGGCGGCCGTCCAGGACAAGGTGGCTTCCCAGGACACGGTGGGTATCCAGGTCACGGCGGACATGGAGGGCACGGCGGCTTCCCAGGACACGGCGGCCATCCAGGACATGGCGGCTACCCAGGACATGGCGGCCATCCAGGACACGGTGGCCATCCAGGTAGCGGCGGGGGCTTCCCAGGACACGGGGGAGGACACGGGAGCCCGTGCCAGGACCACAGCCCCAGCAGACCCATCACCAGCTGCAAGTACTTCTGCAAGACCCCGTGTGGCGAGCTGATGTGCTGCGAGGATAGCAACAACCCATACACCACCA CCCAGAGACCTACGAATCGGCCGGGCAAGTGTCCGCCTGTGCGGCCCACCTGCCCGGAACACACCAGGCTCAGGCCTCCGACCTCCTGCGCCCACGACGGATACTGCAGTAACCCCAGGGAGAAGTGCTGCTGGGACACCTGCCTCAAGTTCAGCACCTGCAAGCTGGCCGAGGGATACTATGGCTAG
- the LOC139759694 gene encoding uncharacterized protein: MMAIIWLAALAVLIPGRVAEESVNARIHFGNRNGPSQARKTAAGVFQGILTVATGSRPNHVGTPTSGVIIVQPQVSSNSCRYWCQTPEHQFYCCEHPIISTTTTFRPVRPGCCPRVRPHCPRIGPPVTCTHDYSCPNFNDKCCFDRCLEQHVCKPAEPCHGR; the protein is encoded by the exons ATGATGGCGATCATCTGGTTGGCAGCCCTGGCGGTACTAATTCCAGGACGTGTTGCGGAGGAGTCTGTGAATGCTAGGATCCACTTTGGCAACCGTAACGGTCCTTCCCAGGCCCG GAAAACGGCCGCAGGAGTCTTCCAGGGAATCTTGACCGTGGCTACGGGAAGTCGTCCCAACCATGTCGGGACACCCACCTCGGGCGTGATCATCGTCCAGCCTCAAGTGTCGAGCAACAGCTGTAGGTACTGGTGCCAGACCCCTGAACACCAGTTCTACTGCTGCGAACACCCAATTATTAGTACAACTACTACTTTCAGGCCAG TTCGGCCAGGCTGTTGTCCACGAGTCCGGCCTCACTGTCCCAGGATAGGCCCGCCGGTGACCTGCACCCACGATTATTCCTGTCCCAATTTCAACGATAAATGTTGCTTCGACAGATGCCTCGAGCAGCACGTCTGTAAGCCCGCCGAACCCTGTCATGGCCGTTAA
- the LOC139759618 gene encoding uncharacterized protein, protein MANSALPLMATFFVACLVSSAATQDLTTTTEAPDVSLEASNDSTEELPTSSDDKVVGSNRILNSGYSSLEGNGFGVYQGTAATLHVSEEYPHLQPNYPSFQQPHYPSLHRPGHGYPTHPKHYNTGCKHYCPGFVPGTFYCCNKAPLYGGYYCPRIRQSCPAGSRHNAPRPCIEDQGCYQGQKCCLDACLGFHVCKAPEWR, encoded by the exons ATGGCTAACTCGGCTCTTCCGCTGATGGCTACTTTTTTTGTGGCTTGTTTGGTTTCGTCCGCCGCCACTCAAGACCTGACGACCACCACCGAGGCGCCGGATGTCTCTCTAGAAGCTTCGAACGACTCGACAGAGGAATTACCCACCTCCAGCGACGACAAGGTGGTTGGATCGAACCGCATTCTGAATTCCGGTTATAGCAGCTTGGAAGGCAATGGTTTTGGGGTCTACCAAGGTACAGCTGCTACGCTCCATGTTAGCGAAGAATACCCGCACCTGCAACCTAATTACCCGAGCTTCCAGCAGCCCCATTACCCATCCCTCCACAGACCTGGCCATGGCTATCCTACTCATCCCAAACATTACAACACTGGCTGCAAACACTACTGCCCGGGCTTCGTGCCCGGCACCTTCTACTGCTGCAACA AGGCTCCATTGTACGGTGGATACTACTGTCCCCGGATCCGACAGTCGTGCCCTGCAGGTAGTCGCCACAACGCGCCACGACCCTGTATAGAAGACCAAGGTTGCTACCAAGGCCAGAAGTGTTGCCTGGACGCATGCCTCGGGTTCCACGTCTGCAAGGCTCCCGAGTGGCGGTAA